In the genome of Nocardioides seonyuensis, one region contains:
- the mtrB gene encoding MtrAB system histidine kinase MtrB gives MAEPTTPTRGRERLPGGLGHALRRGPSFWRRSVQARVVLSTAVLSAVVIGIVGWVLIQQTRDGLLENRVDAVVSEAERETESARSALDSALGVELDESAQQQELVQPIIAQGATRGFAVVLSPPIGEGSRLSDGGAKFTLGLDLESVPEALEDRFDVASPTSWTYTDISTTRDVPGLPEGPGVVVASQVRLPADGHTYTLYYLYPLAEQEETLALVARAMLTAGTLLLVLVAGLTWLVTRQVVTPIRMARRVAERLAAGQLQERLRVRGEDDLARLATSFNQMASNLQKQIRQLEELSRMQRRFVSDVSHELRTPLTTVRMASDVLHDAREGFGPVAGRAAELLQTELDRFETLLADLLEISRFDAGAAVLDAEDVDLVDVAHRVVDMTRGLAQQRGIRVVVHDPGVSCLAEADVRRVERIVRNLITNAIDHAESGNVDVYVAGDDHASAIAVRDHGVGLGPGESAMVFNRFWRADPARARSSGGTGLGLSISLEDAHLHGGWLQAWGRPGQGAQFRLTLPRRLADALRHSPLPLVPEDARESA, from the coding sequence ATGGCCGAGCCCACCACGCCCACCCGGGGCCGGGAACGACTCCCCGGGGGGCTGGGTCATGCGCTGCGCCGGGGCCCGTCGTTCTGGCGGCGCTCGGTGCAGGCACGGGTGGTGCTGAGCACGGCCGTGCTCTCCGCCGTGGTCATCGGCATCGTCGGCTGGGTGCTCATCCAGCAGACGCGCGACGGCCTCCTCGAGAACCGCGTCGACGCCGTGGTGAGCGAGGCCGAGAGGGAGACCGAGTCGGCGCGCTCCGCCCTCGACTCGGCGCTCGGCGTCGAGCTCGACGAGTCAGCCCAGCAGCAGGAGCTGGTCCAGCCGATCATCGCCCAGGGAGCCACGCGTGGCTTCGCGGTCGTCCTCTCGCCGCCCATCGGGGAGGGCAGCCGGCTGTCGGACGGCGGCGCGAAGTTCACCCTCGGTCTCGACCTCGAGAGCGTGCCCGAGGCACTCGAGGACCGGTTCGACGTCGCATCGCCGACGTCGTGGACCTACACCGACATCTCCACCACCCGCGACGTCCCCGGTCTGCCCGAGGGCCCGGGGGTGGTGGTGGCCAGCCAGGTACGCCTGCCCGCAGACGGCCACACCTACACGCTCTACTACCTCTACCCGCTCGCCGAGCAGGAGGAGACGCTCGCACTGGTCGCGCGCGCCATGCTCACCGCCGGCACGCTGCTGCTGGTGCTGGTGGCGGGACTCACGTGGCTGGTCACCCGCCAGGTGGTCACCCCCATCCGGATGGCGCGGCGCGTGGCGGAGCGCCTGGCCGCCGGCCAGCTGCAGGAGCGCCTCAGGGTACGTGGTGAGGACGACCTCGCCCGCCTGGCCACCTCGTTCAACCAGATGGCCTCCAACCTCCAGAAGCAGATCCGGCAGCTCGAGGAGCTCAGTCGCATGCAGCGCCGTTTCGTCTCCGACGTCTCCCACGAGCTGCGGACCCCCCTGACCACCGTGAGGATGGCCAGCGACGTGCTCCACGACGCCAGGGAGGGGTTCGGCCCGGTCGCCGGCCGTGCCGCGGAGCTGCTGCAGACCGAGCTCGACCGCTTCGAGACGCTGCTCGCCGACCTGCTCGAGATCAGCCGCTTCGACGCCGGTGCGGCGGTGCTCGACGCGGAGGACGTCGACCTGGTCGACGTGGCCCATCGCGTCGTCGACATGACCAGGGGACTGGCCCAGCAGCGCGGGATCCGCGTGGTCGTGCACGACCCCGGTGTCAGCTGCCTGGCCGAGGCCGACGTACGACGCGTCGAGCGGATCGTGCGGAACCTCATCACCAACGCCATCGACCACGCCGAGTCCGGCAACGTCGACGTCTACGTCGCCGGTGACGACCACGCCTCCGCGATCGCCGTTCGGGACCACGGCGTCGGCCTGGGCCCGGGGGAGTCGGCGATGGTCTTCAACCGCTTCTGGCGCGCGGATCCCGCCCGCGCCCGCAGCAGCGGCGGCACGGGCCTGGGGCTCTCCATCTCGCTCGAGGACGCTCACCTGCACGGCGGCTGGCTCCAGGCCTGGGGACGACCGGGCCAGGGGGCTCAGTTCAGGTTGACCCTGCCCCGTCGGCTCGCCGACGCGTTGCGCCACAGCCCGCTGCCGCTCGTGCCCGAGGACGCCAGGGAGTCGGCATGA
- a CDS encoding LpqB family beta-propeller domain-containing protein translates to MIALRAVATLVCLVLLSACVGMPTEGPVVESAGSADVEEAPGFSFNPRPPQPGQAPAEIVSGFLEAMEETPVRTSVARQFLTAEAQETWAPETQIITYDDLGPPVGQTLVSLRITGADVYDARGAWQRTEPEIRLSFGLTREAGEWRIGRAPDALVVPDSWFGDWYQRVSLYFFDPTAQILVPEPVFVPKGDQFASSLVRGLLTAPGDRGDVARTFFPPGLTPGVGVPISTAGIAEVSLNGDPDVIDQDTAQRMLTQLVWTLRQDERVRAIRLTIGGRPFGGREGTTQVNLDVGDAFDPTGSGASRDLFGLRDGRLVRGSLDSLTATPGAFGETSLGIRSVGVNLAGTRVAAVTNDGTALLLGSVDQPDGRVTQVLSSATDLLPPAWDFSDRAWLVDRRADGARVLMMGRGGPREVVVPGITRRDVRRLLVSRDGSRLVALVRGTTTDRVVSARIRRDVQGRVLGATRARELAGDLVGTGRIRDVAWRSTTSVAVLSDFSEVLAEVRTIAVDGAPADLASEGFSRVRGRVRGLVGSPKPGSQALALTRRGVIDVITPERVVPELPSGLTYLTYVG, encoded by the coding sequence ATGATCGCGCTGCGAGCCGTCGCGACCCTCGTGTGTCTCGTGCTCCTCTCGGCGTGCGTCGGGATGCCCACCGAGGGCCCGGTGGTCGAGAGCGCCGGGTCGGCCGACGTCGAGGAGGCGCCCGGGTTCTCCTTCAACCCCCGGCCACCCCAACCCGGCCAGGCTCCCGCCGAGATCGTCAGTGGCTTCCTCGAGGCGATGGAGGAGACCCCGGTGCGCACCAGCGTCGCGCGGCAGTTCCTCACCGCGGAGGCCCAGGAGACGTGGGCGCCGGAGACGCAGATCATCACCTACGACGACCTCGGGCCTCCGGTGGGCCAGACCCTCGTCTCGCTGCGCATCACCGGCGCCGACGTCTACGACGCGCGTGGCGCCTGGCAGCGCACCGAGCCCGAGATCCGTCTGAGCTTCGGGCTCACCCGCGAGGCCGGCGAGTGGCGCATCGGCCGGGCGCCGGACGCCCTGGTGGTCCCGGACTCCTGGTTCGGCGACTGGTACCAACGCGTGTCGCTCTACTTCTTCGACCCCACCGCGCAGATCCTGGTGCCCGAGCCGGTGTTCGTCCCCAAGGGCGACCAGTTCGCGTCCTCCCTCGTCCGCGGCCTGCTGACCGCTCCGGGCGACCGGGGCGACGTGGCCCGCACGTTCTTCCCGCCCGGGCTCACGCCGGGCGTCGGCGTACCGATCAGCACCGCCGGCATCGCCGAGGTGTCGCTCAACGGCGACCCCGACGTCATCGACCAGGACACGGCCCAGCGGATGCTGACCCAGCTGGTGTGGACGCTGCGCCAGGACGAGCGCGTCCGCGCGATCCGACTCACCATCGGCGGCCGCCCCTTCGGTGGACGCGAGGGCACGACCCAGGTCAACCTCGACGTGGGTGACGCCTTCGACCCCACCGGCTCAGGCGCGAGCCGGGACCTCTTCGGGCTGCGCGACGGCCGCCTCGTCCGCGGCTCGCTCGACTCGCTGACGGCCACTCCGGGGGCCTTCGGCGAGACGAGCCTGGGGATCCGCTCCGTCGGGGTCAACCTCGCCGGGACGCGGGTCGCTGCGGTCACGAACGACGGAACCGCACTGCTTCTCGGATCCGTCGACCAGCCCGACGGACGGGTCACCCAGGTGCTCAGCTCCGCGACCGACCTGTTGCCGCCGGCGTGGGACTTCTCAGACCGGGCGTGGCTGGTCGACCGCCGGGCCGACGGGGCACGTGTGCTGATGATGGGCAGGGGCGGCCCCCGGGAGGTGGTGGTCCCGGGGATTACCAGGCGTGACGTGCGCAGGCTCCTGGTCTCGCGCGACGGCAGCAGGCTGGTGGCGCTGGTGCGCGGGACCACGACCGACCGGGTGGTCTCGGCACGGATCCGCCGTGACGTCCAGGGGCGTGTGCTGGGTGCGACCCGGGCGAGGGAGCTTGCCGGCGACCTCGTCGGCACCGGCCGGATCCGCGACGTGGCCTGGCGCTCGACGACCAGCGTGGCCGTGCTCAGCGACTTCAGCGAGGTCCTGGCGGAGGTGCGCACGATCGCGGTCGACGGTGCTCCGGCCGACCTCGCGAGCGAGGGCTTCTCCCGCGTGCGGGGGCGGGTGCGTGGGCTGGTCGGCTCGCCCAAGCCGGGCAGCCAGGCGCTGGCGCTGACGCGCCGCGGCGTCATCGACGTGATCACGCCGGAGCGGGTCGTCCCCGAGCTGCCCAGCGGGCTCACCTACCTGACCTACGTGGGATGA